The region GTAGCAGTCTCGTCAACCATTGCGTCTTCGACATCGACAATCTGAGGCTCTTGCGGCTTATGCTTGGGAGAGCCTTCAGGAGAGATGAGGGCAGACGTGGACACGGTGAGGGCGTTGGCGTCTCGGGGGAGGACGGGGTCGTAGCCAGTGGCAACGAGATCGACTTGGGAGGCAGTCTGGGAAGGAATGAGATCAATAACAGACTgtcgcttcttctcctcggcAGCTCGTTGAGCCTCCTGCTCGATGACTCGCTTGTAGTCAAGAGGCATGACACGGACAAACatggggagaagatggtggaaaTTGCGAAGTACTCGATCGGCGATTTCAGAGCCAGTGTAATGTCGGTGATCCTCGATAAGGCTTCGGAGCTCGGCAACTTCCTGAGGATCGCTGACAGGGCCAAGTTCGATGGTACTCATGTTGACCTTGGGAGCGAAGCTGTGGGCCATGTCTAGAACGTACGCAATACCACCAGACATACCAGCAGCAAAGTTTCGACCGGTAAGACCGAGAACCACCACACGACCACCAGTCATGTACTCGCACCCGTGGTCACCAGTGccctcaacaacaagagTAGCCCCAGAGTTACGAACGGCAAATCGCTCAGCAGCAATACCTCGAACAAAGGCTTGACCGGAAGTAGCTCCGAAGAAGCAGACGTtaccgatgatgatattCTCCTCAGCCTTGAATGGAGAAGACTTGGGAGGATAAACGACAAGTCTACCTCCAGAAAGACCCTTGCCAACATAATCGTTGGCGTCACCTTCAAGTTCAATGGTGATACCGGGAGCAAGGAAAGCACCGAGAGACTGACCCGCAGAACCCTTCATATTGATGTGGATAGTGTCACGGGGAAGACCCTCCTCACCATACCGCTTAGAAACGTGGTAAGAAAGGGTTGTCCCGAGAGCTCGGTCAGTGTTGACGACGTCGCAGTCAATGGTGACAGGCAACCCTTTTTGGAGGGCAGGCTCAGCTTCGTCAATGAACTTGTTGTCAAGTCGTACATAGAGTTTGTGGTCCTGGGCCCTGACTCGGTAAGTAGCCACATCGTTACGGAGGAGCTGGGCAGGTTTGAGGATGTGAGACAAGTCGAGGTGGGCAGTCTTGGGAGTTCGAAGAGAATCATCGACAGTGAGCATGTCGGCACGACCGACCATTTCGTTGATGGTTCGGAAACCAAGTTTGGCCATAATTTGTCGAAGTTCCTCAATAACATAGTagaagaagttgatgaCCTGCTCGGGCTGGCCGGCAAATTTGGCTCGGAGAGCTGGGTCTTGGGTGGCGATACCAACAGGACAAGTGTTTCTAATGGTTGTTAGTTTTGCTGCCGTTTTCAAACTAGAACACTCACTTGTGACAAGCTTTCATCATAATACAGCCCATAGCGATCAATGGCGTGGTAGCGAAACCCCACTCCTCGGCACCCAGCAAGGTCGCAATAGCGATATCCCTACCAGTCCTGATCTGACCGTCGGTCTGAACAGTCACTCGGCCTCGCAAGTTGTTCAACACCAAAGTTTGGTGAGTCTCGGCAAGACCCAGCTCCCAAGGAAGACCGGCGTACTTGATGGATGTCCATTTGGCAGCACCGGTACCACCGTCGTGACCAGAAATGGTAATGTGATCGGCCTTGGCCTTGACTACACCGCTGGCAACGATGCCAACACCAACTTCCGACACAAGCTTGACCGAGACTCGAGCACGGGGATTGGCAGCTTTGAGATCATAAATGAGCTGCTTAAGGTCCTCGATAGAATAGATATCGtggtgaggaggaggagagacaAGAGTCACACCAGGAGTAGAGTGTCGAGTTCGACCGATAGAAGCCGACACCTTGTGACCGGGAAGCTCACCACCCTCACCAGGCTTAGCACCTTGAGCCATCTTGATCTGAAGTTCATCAGAGTCGGCGAGGTAGTTGGAAGTGACGCCGAATCGACCGGAAGCGACTTGCTTTATAGCAGATCGTCGAGAGTCCCATACAGGCTTGAGCTCCATCGCATGGGTGAAGGGCTGGCCGTTGAGTTCGGCCCCGGGACCGGGGATGGGAATGCTACGCTCAGCGtcttcacctccttcaccaGTGTTGGATTTTCCACCGAGACGGTTCATAGCGAGAGCCAAAGCAGTGTGAGCCTCCATGGAGATGGAACCGTAGGACATGGCACCAGTGACACATCGTCGGACGATCTCATTCCAAGGTTCAACCTGCTCAATCGGAACTGGGGTAGCGTTCTCAAAATTGAACTCAAGAAGACCACGGAGGGTACCTCGCTTGATAGACTCTCGAGAGTTCTTGGAGTAAGTGTCGTACGCCGCTTGGTTCTTCTGTCGAACGGCGTCTTGAAGCTGGGCGATGGAAACGGGGTCGTTGACACGCATCTCGGAACCTTGACGGTAGTGGTACTCTCCGCTTTCGGGCtattcatcatcagcacgGCACTCTGCAATTTGATTCAGAAAACTTACCATGCCGGGGACCATGACCGCGTCTCGGGTGGGCCAAGCCCTCTCGTGGAACTCAAAAGCATCCATCGCAAGAAGCTCATAGGTGGCACCTTGCACCCTAGAGGCAGTACCAACAAAGCAATCCCCAACAACCTCCTCGTGAAGACCGAGAATCTCAAAGAGCTGAGCGCCCTTGTAAGAAGCAAGTGTTGAAACACCCATCTTGGAGAGGACCTTGAGGATACCTTCGTCCGTAGCCTTCATGTAGTTGGCAACGAGTTTCTCGACACTTTGAGATTCCTTGACCCTGTAGCTCAATGAGCGAAAGTCGTATCATGCGAACGATAAACTTACAAACCCTCCCTGCCCACCTTGTAAATCATCTCCATGATTAACCACGGGCAGATTGCATCCGCACCGTAACCGATCAAAACACACATATGGTGCACTTCTCTAGCCTCACCGGTTTCTACCATGAGCGCCACCTTagatctcttcctctccttgaCGAGGAAGTGGTGGGCACCGCCCACGGCAAGGATAGCAGAAAGGGGCACTCTGTCGGGGCTTGTAGCTCGGTCAGAGAGAATGACGGACTTGAATCCGGCATCGACAGCGTTAATAACCTCCTGGCGGACTCTGTCAAGAGCGTTTCGGTATCCAGGAAGACCCTCACGCTTGTCAAATGTAATATCAATAGTGATGGAAGGCCAGCCAGAATTGGCGAGCTTCATGTGCTTCACAGAATTCATCTCCTGAATGGTAAGGATAGGGCTCTTGAGGTGCAATCGGTGGAGCTGAGAAGGCTTGATTTCGAGGAGGTTGCCCTCGTTGCCGACCATGGTCTCTAAGGACATAACGATAGACTCTCGGATGGGGTCGATAGGGGGGTTGGTGACCTGGGCGAAGAGCTGCCTGAAATAATCGTAGACCGTTCGAGGAGTAGTAGACATGCAAGCAAGAGCAGCGTCGTTACCCATAGAACCAAGCGCTTCGTGACCCTCATGT is a window of Cryptococcus neoformans var. neoformans JEC21 chromosome 10 sequence DNA encoding:
- a CDS encoding glutamate synthase (NADH), putative, which translates into the protein MCGVGFICHIKGHAAHKIVSDARNILCNMTHRGATGADARDGDGAGVMTGIPHDFFVREASFCFDAKLPGEGHYAVGNVFFSTDDYAQQQGTFESIAKSLGLRVLGWREVPTDNSILGPASKSKEPKILQPFVVLEEHYGPGQDSQDGNFDERKFERELYILRKQATHKIGLKNGFYVCSLTTSNIVYKGQLSPIQVYNYYHDLNHALYASHFALVHSRFSTNTFPSWDRAQPMRWAAHNGEINTVRGNKNWMRAREGNLRSDRFGDDLELLYPIVESGGSDSAAFDNVLELLVVNGVMTLPEAVMMLIPEAWQNNDLMEPEKKAFYAWAGSLMEPWDGPALFTFSDGRYCGANLDRNGLRPCRFVVTSDDIMVCASEVGTITIEPEKIIQKGRLKPGRMLLVDTKEGRIVDDRELKLTTAKRQPFAAWVESQVLRLPEVVRRVQRFENIDVSLDEVPLSTDPKLLAFGYTIEQLNMLMLPMVHEGHEALGSMGNDAALACMSTTPRTVYDYFRQLFAQVTNPPIDPIRESIVMSLETMVGNEGNLLEIKPSQLHRLHLKSPILTIQEMNSVKHMKLANSGWPSITIDITFDKREGLPGYRNALDRVRQEVINAVDAGFKSVILSDRATSPDRVPLSAILAVGGAHHFLVKERKRSKVALMVETGEAREVHHMCVLIGYGADAICPWLIMEMIYKVGREGLVKESQSVEKLVANYMKATDEGILKVLSKMGVSTLASYKGAQLFEILGLHEEVVGDCFVGTASRVQGATYELLAMDAFEFHERAWPTRDAVMVPGMPESGEYHYRQGSEMRVNDPVSIAQLQDAVRQKNQAAYDTYSKNSRESIKRGTLRGLLEFNFENATPVPIEQVEPWNEIVRRCVTGAMSYGSISMEAHTALALAMNRLGGKSNTGEGGEDAERSIPIPGPGAELNGQPFTHAMELKPVWDSRRSAIKQVASGRFGVTSNYLADSDELQIKMAQGAKPGEGGELPGHKVSASIGRTRHSTPGVTLVSPPPHHDIYSIEDLKQLIYDLKAANPRARVSVKLVSEVGVGIVASGVVKAKADHITISGHDGGTGAAKWTSIKYAGLPWELGLAETHQTLVLNNLRGRVTVQTDGQIRTGRDIAIATLLGAEEWGFATTPLIAMGCIMMKACHKNTCPVGIATQDPALRAKFAGQPEQVINFFYYVIEELRQIMAKLGFRTINEMVGRADMLTVDDSLRTPKTAHLDLSHILKPAQLLRNDVATYRVRAQDHKLYVRLDNKFIDEAEPALQKGLPVTIDCDVVNTDRALGTTLSYHVSKRYGEEGLPRDTIHINMKGSAGQSLGAFLAPGITIELEGDANDYVGKGLSGGRLVVYPPKSSPFKAEENIIIGNVCFFGATSGQAFVRGIAAERFAVRNSGATLVVEGTGDHGCEYMTGGRVVVLGLTGRNFAAGMSGGIAYVLDMAHSFAPKVNMSTIELGPVSDPQEVAELRSLIEDHRHYTGSEIADRVLRNFHHLLPMFVRVMPLDYKRVIEQEAQRAAEEKKRQSVIDLIPSQTASQVDLVATGYDPVLPRDANALTVSTSALISPEGSPKHKPQEPQIVDVEDAMVDETATKERLAKVDKVRGFMKYKRLNEAYRPPRKRVKDWKEISTRLKPSELKYQSARCMDCGIPFCQSDTGCPIANVIPKWNTMIFEGRWLDALNRLLKTNNFPEFTGRVCPAPCESACVLGINEAPVGIKSIECAIIDKGFEMGWMTPNPPEHRTGKRVAVIGSGPAGLAAADQLNKAGHIVTVYERQDRVGGLLMYGIPNMKLDKGVVQRRVDLMAAEGVTFITNAHVGVDSQYDPLNIKAENDAVIVATGATWPRDLKLPHREVDGIHFAMDFLTPNTKVKAFGDDAPGFISAQGKDVIVIGGGDTGNDCIGTSMRHGAKSIVNFELLPEPPKSRAPDNPWPMFNRSFRTDYGHAEVQAHFGHDPRKYCMATKKFVLDDEGKLKGLDTVQVEWTKQNGQWKMEEAVGSEKFYPAQLVLLALGFLGPQQECLKALGVETDPRTNIKTAPNSYSTNVPGVFAAGDCHRGQSLVVWGIREGRQAAAEVDTFLMGSTHLAWQGGIEKRQYVVPSISKPLHGLDEKAGDIETSSQGVDLESASVTASA